Proteins from a genomic interval of Odontesthes bonariensis isolate fOdoBon6 chromosome 7, fOdoBon6.hap1, whole genome shotgun sequence:
- the LOC142383603 gene encoding E3 SUMO-protein ligase KIAA1586-like: MESGESEVEGDAESETEDTVRGERESRCHPSIWTEKQHIRFKKDNPWLIVNGEYLGCKICKKVKGLGVFKETGMCLSNEWAATKVTYSRNGDHQYQLSCLRSKIFKHTSSKSHKAAENIVNTKHTIYVSMQKQLESEEQKTASLFRTAYFMAKKNRPFTDYHELVALQQENGLDMGITLHSRYTAKNIIDHTTHEMRKKVLNHIVTEHQRFSVLIDESTTLSKKSALVVYLTSIISGVPTVVFLDLVELESQSAESITKSLLQCLQTWGMDEDFIKENFIAFASDGASAMLGRKSGVAARLQLLYPLLIVWHCLNHRLELAVGDTVKHTNNVHHFKSFLDKIYTLYHRSPKNCRELAEHAQQLEVNLQKIGRVLDVRWAASSFRTVKAVWNSYKALYHHFSAASVDVTREENDKAMYRGLMTKMEQEEFLCDLALMYDTLEEISHLSLSLQERGMTLTRADTLMRRTIRIVSSMITCPGDKRQEALQATEKHEFNGIQLRSTQRARQINSSEFLHSLIENLEDRLFTTGSSRQQSVSAENKAQYSELLDHFKVLLPANWPVPLKEPYGESNVKKLAQRFRLDDRKILEGFRDFKDNSSIIPENLAPLMNVHHLIPVSTAECERRFSLMNIIVCPLRCSLHITTVSSLMFLHLNGPPLTKFNPTPYVKSWLVKHRGAMDPRTHPCKAEPDVADKEALWALL; the protein is encoded by the coding sequence ATGGAGAGTGGAGAGTCTGAAGTAGAGGGAGATGCAGAATCTGAGACTGAAGACACAGTgagaggagaaagagagagcaGATGCCATCCCAGTATctggacagaaaaacaacacatacGGTTTAAAAAAGATAACCCTTGGCTTATTGTCAATGGTGAATATCTTGGATGCAAAATCTGCAAAAAAGTGAAAGGCCTTGGAGTGTTTAAAGAAACAGGAATGTGTCTCTCAAATGAATGGGCCGCAACTAAAGTCACATACAGTCGCAATGGTGATCACCAGTATCAGTTGTCATGCTTGAGAAGTAAaattttcaaacacacatcatcaaAGAGCCACAAGGCAGCCGAAAACATAGtgaacacaaaacacacaatatATGTATCAATGCAAAAACAACTGGAGAGTGAAGAACAGAAGACAGCCTCACTGTTTCGAACAGCCTACTTCATGGCAAAGAAGAACAGGCCATTCACAGACTACCACGAACTTGTGGCGCTCCAGCAAGAGAATGGCCTTGACATGGGTATCACTCTACATTCAAGAtacactgcaaaaaatataATAGACCACACAACTCATGAAATGAGGAAGAAAGTTCTGAACCACATCGTAACTGAACACCAAAGGTTTAGTGTTTTAATTGACGAATCAACAACTCTTAGCAAGAAATCAGCCCTGGTTGTTTATTTAACATCCATTATAAGTGGCGTACCCACAGTAGTATTTCTGGATTTGGTGGAGCTGGAAAGCCAGTCAGCTGAGAGCATAACTAAGAGTTTACTACAGTGCCTCCAGACTTGGGGAATGGATGAAGATTTCATCAAAGAAAATTTCATTGCGTTTGCCAGTGATGGGGCAAGTGCCATGCTGGGCCGGAAGTCAGGGGTAGCTGCACGCCTACAACTCCTGTATCCACTTCTCATTGTGTGGCACTGCCTAAACCATAGGCTGGAATTGGCTGTTGGAGACACAGTCAAGCACACTAACAATGTCCATCATTTCAAGTCTTTTTTAGACAAAATTTACACACTGTACCACAGGTCACCAAAAAACTGCCGGGAACTGGCTGAGCATGCACAACAACTTGAGGTAAATCTGCAAAAGATTGGGAGGGTCCTTGATGTCAGATGGGCAGCTAGCAGTTTCAGAACTGTGAAAGCTGTATGGAATTCCTACAAGGCCCTGTATCATCACTTCAGTGCTGCTTCAGTGGATGTCACAAGAGAGGAAAATGACAAGGCCATGTACAGAGGTCTTATGACCAAAATGGAGCAAGAGGAATTCCTATGTGATTTAGCCCTCATGTATGACACATTAGAGGAGATCTCCCACCTCTCTCTGAGCTTGCAAGAAAGAGGAATGACCCTCACAAGAGCAGACACATTAATGAGACGAACAATTCGCATTGTTTCCTCAATGATTACCTGTCCAGGTGACAAGAGGCAGGAGGCCCTTCAAGCTACAGAAAAACATGAGTTTAACGGGATTCAACTAAGAAGCACCCAAAGGGCAAGGCAGATAAACTCATCAGAGTTCCTTCACTCACTCATTGAGAACCTGGAGGACAGATTGTTCACTACAGGCTCATCTAGGCAACAGAGTGTGTCAGCTGAAAACAAGGCCCAGTACAGTGAATTGCTGGACCACTTTAAAGTTCTTCTTCCAGCAAACTGGCCTGTTCCCCTAAAGGAACCATATGGGGAATCCAATGTGAAAAAACTTGCCCAAAGGTTCAGACTTGATGACAGAAAAATTCTTGAAGGCTTCAGGGACTTCAAGGATAACTCAAGCATCATTCCAGAAAACCTTGCACCACTCATGAATGTCCACCATCTCATTCCAGTTAGCACTGCTGAGTGTGAGAGACGGTTCAGCTTAATGAACATCATAGTGTGCCCCCTGAGATGCAGTCTGCACATTACCACTGTGTCGTCCTTGATGTTTCTTCACCTGAATGGCCCGCCACTCACAAAGTTCAATCCAACACCGTATGTGAAGTCCTGGCTGGTGAAGCACAGGGGAGCCATGGACCCCAGAACACACCCCTGCAAGGCAGAACCTGACGTAGCGGACAAGGAGGCCCTCTGGGCACTACTTTAA